Proteins co-encoded in one Erinaceus europaeus chromosome 2, mEriEur2.1, whole genome shotgun sequence genomic window:
- the LOC103120804 gene encoding kallikrein-13 isoform X1, translating to MWPLAVVISLLTVTLSGGISREYPKIINSTNGTSGLLPGGYTCQPHSQPWQVALLVQGRLLCGGVLVHPKWVLTAAHCLKEGYRVYLGKHALGRVEAGEEVREVVRSIPHPKYQVSPTHLNHDHDIMLLELQAPVQFSSHIRAMPLSHRDCLPPGTCCRVSGWGTTTSPQVSYPQTLQCVNIQLRSDEECHQVYPGKITPNMLCAGTDEGGKDSCEGDSGGPLICNGTLHGIISWGDFPCGQPSRPGVYTRVSRYVQWIRDTIRRHKSREQKWTQGSE from the exons ATGTGGCCCCTGGCGGTGGTGATCAGCCTCCTGACCGTGACCCTGTCAGGCG GCATCTCTCGGGAGTACCCCAAGATCATCAATAGCACCAATGGTACCAGCGGGTTGCTGCCAGGTGGCTATACCTGTCAGCCCCACTCTCAGCCCTGGCAGGTAGCCCTGCTCGTTCAGGGGCGGCTGCTCTGTGGGGGAGTCCTGGTCCACCCCAAATGGGTCCTCACTGCTGCACACTGTCTGAAGGA GGGCTACAGAGTCTACCTAGGCAAGCACGCCCTGGGGCGTGTGGAGgctggagaggaggtgagggaagTGGTCCGTTCTATACCCCACCCGAAATACCAGGTCAGCCCCACACACCTGAACCATGACCATGACATCATGCTTCTGGAGCTGCAGGCCCCGGTCCAGTTCTCCAGCCACATCCGCGCCATGCCCCTCTCCCACAGAGACTGCCTGCCCCCTGGCACCTGCTGCCGGGTGTCAGGCTGGGGCACCACCACCAGTCCCCAGG TGAGTTACCCCCAGACCTTACAGTGTGTTAACATCCAGCTGCGCTCAGATGAGGAGTGTCACCAGGTCTACCCAGGGAAGATCACTCCCAACATGCTGTGTGCCGGCACTGATGAGGGCGGCAAAGACTCCTGTGAG ggCGACTCTGGGGGCCCTCTGATCTGTAATGGCACcctccatggcatcatctcctggGGGGACTTCCCCTGCGGCCAGCCCAGCCGCCCTGGTGTCTACACCCGCGTCTCCAGATACGTGCAGTGGATCCGGGACACGATTCGCAGACACAAAAGCCGGGAGCAGAAATGGACCCAGGGGTCAGAGTGA
- the LOC103120804 gene encoding kallikrein-13 isoform X2 gives MWPLAVVISLLTVTLSGGISREYPKIINSTNGTSGLLPGGYTCQPHSQPWQGLQSLPRQARPGACGGWRGVSYPQTLQCVNIQLRSDEECHQVYPGKITPNMLCAGTDEGGKDSCEGDSGGPLICNGTLHGIISWGDFPCGQPSRPGVYTRVSRYVQWIRDTIRRHKSREQKWTQGSE, from the exons ATGTGGCCCCTGGCGGTGGTGATCAGCCTCCTGACCGTGACCCTGTCAGGCG GCATCTCTCGGGAGTACCCCAAGATCATCAATAGCACCAATGGTACCAGCGGGTTGCTGCCAGGTGGCTATACCTGTCAGCCCCACTCTCAGCCCTGGCAG GGGCTACAGAGTCTACCTAGGCAAGCACGCCCTGGGGCGTGTGGAGgctggagaggag TGAGTTACCCCCAGACCTTACAGTGTGTTAACATCCAGCTGCGCTCAGATGAGGAGTGTCACCAGGTCTACCCAGGGAAGATCACTCCCAACATGCTGTGTGCCGGCACTGATGAGGGCGGCAAAGACTCCTGTGAG ggCGACTCTGGGGGCCCTCTGATCTGTAATGGCACcctccatggcatcatctcctggGGGGACTTCCCCTGCGGCCAGCCCAGCCGCCCTGGTGTCTACACCCGCGTCTCCAGATACGTGCAGTGGATCCGGGACACGATTCGCAGACACAAAAGCCGGGAGCAGAAATGGACCCAGGGGTCAGAGTGA